A window of the Streptococcus sp. 116-D4 genome harbors these coding sequences:
- a CDS encoding sensor histidine kinase, with amino-acid sequence MTYMIIFILLVLLIILSIVLIRYHLALKNLSQQIEDKILTGSMKRVGVSVFSKHFLQLYQQIENLFQEVEQSRLVMKREKQTLDMAISNIAHDIRTPLTIASGYTQQLIKTPENKAETLQKIAQHLDLVSKRLEALLEYRRLMEGAVKPKLEEVDLSAFITKKTLAYYDVFQAANITLDFKVEAGLTTRTDEDLLDRILQNLLGNVLKHGKEEARLSLRKEKEQLVLEIANLVKQPINKIENLSNRFYSENLSDTEESSGLGLYITEELCHLLGAEMKLSTDGQWLSVFIYF; translated from the coding sequence ATGACCTACATGATAATCTTTATCCTACTAGTCCTCCTAATTATTTTATCGATTGTATTAATTCGCTACCATCTAGCACTTAAAAACTTGAGTCAACAGATTGAAGACAAGATTCTCACAGGTAGTATGAAAAGAGTCGGAGTCAGCGTTTTTTCCAAACATTTTTTACAGCTCTACCAGCAAATTGAAAATTTATTTCAAGAAGTGGAACAATCTCGGTTAGTGATGAAAAGGGAAAAGCAGACTCTGGATATGGCCATCAGCAATATCGCCCATGATATTCGGACACCTTTGACTATCGCTTCAGGCTACACCCAACAATTGATAAAAACTCCTGAAAACAAAGCAGAAACCCTACAAAAAATAGCCCAGCATCTTGATTTAGTTTCCAAACGTTTGGAGGCTCTCCTAGAATATCGTCGTTTGATGGAAGGAGCTGTCAAACCGAAACTGGAAGAAGTAGATCTTTCAGCTTTTATTACCAAGAAGACTCTGGCTTATTATGATGTTTTTCAGGCGGCAAATATCACTCTTGATTTTAAAGTTGAAGCTGGTTTAACAACGAGGACTGATGAAGATTTGCTGGATCGAATTTTGCAAAATCTGCTTGGGAATGTCCTCAAACATGGCAAGGAAGAAGCACGTCTATCTTTGAGAAAGGAAAAGGAACAGCTTGTCTTAGAGATTGCAAACCTTGTCAAACAGCCCATCAACAAAATAGAAAATCTCAGCAACCGTTTTTATTCTGAAAATCTATCAGATACGGAAGAATCCTCTGGTTTAGGCCTTTATATCACTGAGGAATTATGCCATCTTCTCGGTGCAGAGATGAAACTAAGCACAGATGGGCAGTGGTTGTCGGTTTTCATTTACTTTTAA
- a CDS encoding response regulator transcription factor, with amino-acid sequence MARILVIEDNSDIQEILRTLLTEEHKVVQAFSGTEGITLFDQGGIDLVLLDIMLPGKNGDQVLKAIREQSQTPVIMLTALSDKKLISQYLLEGANDYIVKPFDLDEVFARVTVQLRQSVEKQPMEIEKTENLPQNLKNIQFDAESFEIKNSQETIRLAKKECLILQTLLKHPKKIFTKEELYELVWEDSYLPGDNTLNTHLSNLRKKLSQLDPNQEYIETIWGVGVRLKGDKK; translated from the coding sequence ATGGCTAGGATATTGGTTATTGAAGACAATAGTGACATTCAAGAAATCTTGCGAACACTTCTTACTGAGGAGCATAAGGTGGTTCAAGCCTTTTCTGGTACAGAAGGAATCACGCTTTTTGACCAAGGTGGGATTGACCTCGTTTTGCTAGATATCATGCTTCCTGGGAAAAATGGGGATCAGGTTTTAAAAGCCATCAGGGAACAAAGTCAAACTCCAGTCATTATGCTAACGGCTTTGAGCGATAAGAAGTTAATCAGTCAATATCTCTTAGAAGGTGCCAATGATTACATAGTCAAACCTTTTGATTTGGACGAAGTCTTTGCCAGAGTCACTGTTCAATTACGCCAAAGTGTAGAAAAACAGCCTATGGAAATAGAAAAAACTGAAAATCTGCCACAAAACTTGAAAAATATCCAGTTTGATGCAGAAAGTTTTGAAATCAAAAATAGTCAGGAAACTATTCGCCTGGCTAAGAAAGAATGCTTGATTCTCCAAACTCTCCTTAAACATCCAAAGAAAATCTTCACCAAGGAAGAACTTTATGAATTGGTCTGGGAGGATAGCTACCTACCTGGAGATAATACTCTCAATACGCATTTGAGTAATCTTCGTAAAAAATTAAGCCAGCTTGACCCAAATCAAGAATATATTGAAACCATCTGGGGCGTTGGGGTAAGATTAAAAGGAGACAAGAAATGA
- the aguB gene encoding N-carbamoylputrescine amidase, producing MRNVRVAAIQMQCAKDVATNIQTAERLVRQAAEQGAQIILLPELFERPYFCQERQYDYYQQAQSVTDNTAIQHFKTIAKELKVVLPISFYEKDGNVLYNSIAVIDADGEVLGVYRKTHIPDDHYYQEKFYFTPGNTGFKVWDTRYAKIGIGICWDQWFPETARCLALNGAELLFYPTAIGSEPILDTDSCGHWQRTMQGHAAANIVPVIAANRYGLEEVIPSEENGGQSSSLDFYGSSFMTDETGAILEQAERQEEAVLLATYDLDKGAIERLNWGLFRDRRPEMYQRITD from the coding sequence ATGAGAAATGTAAGAGTTGCAGCCATTCAGATGCAATGCGCTAAGGATGTGGCAACCAATATCCAAACAGCTGAACGTTTAGTTCGACAAGCTGCTGAGCAAGGAGCCCAGATCATTCTTTTGCCAGAATTATTTGAACGTCCCTATTTCTGTCAGGAACGTCAGTATGACTACTACCAGCAGGCCCAGTCGGTAACAGACAATACAGCTATTCAGCATTTTAAAACCATTGCCAAGGAGCTAAAGGTCGTTTTACCGATCAGTTTCTATGAAAAAGACGGCAATGTCTTGTATAACTCTATTGCTGTCATTGATGCAGATGGGGAGGTGTTGGGTGTTTATCGAAAGACCCACATACCAGATGATCATTATTATCAAGAAAAATTTTATTTCACACCTGGCAACACTGGTTTCAAGGTCTGGGATACTCGCTACGCTAAGATTGGGATTGGCATCTGTTGGGATCAGTGGTTCCCTGAAACAGCGCGCTGTCTTGCATTGAATGGGGCAGAATTGCTCTTTTATCCTACAGCCATCGGTTCAGAGCCAATTTTGGATACGGATAGTTGTGGTCATTGGCAACGTACCATGCAAGGACACGCAGCAGCAAATATTGTTCCAGTTATTGCAGCCAATCGTTATGGATTAGAGGAAGTCATTCCAAGTGAGGAAAATGGGGGACAAAGTTCCAGTCTTGACTTCTACGGTTCCTCCTTTATGACGGATGAAACAGGTGCTATTCTAGAGCAAGCTGAAAGACAAGAAGAAGCTGTTCTGTTAGCTACTTATGACCTAGACAAGGGAGCAATCGAACGCCTAAACTGGGGCTTGTTTCGAGATAGAAGACCAGAAATGTATCAACGCATTACGGACTAG
- the aguA gene encoding agmatine deiminase, with product MMDSPQKLGYRMPAEYEPHHGTLMIWPTRPGSWPFQGKAAKKAFSQIIKTIAEGERVYLLVEQDYLSEAQDYLGDKVIYLDIPTNDAWARDTGPTILINDQREKLAVDWSFNAWGGAVDGLYQDYAADDQVASRFAEVLNIPVYDAKPFVLEGGAIHSDGQGTILVTESCLLSPGRNPHLTKEEIENILLESLGAEKIIWLPYGIYQDETNEHVDNVAAFVGPAELVLAWTEDQDDPQYALSATDLALLEKETDAKGRSFTVHKLPIPAIRQVVTKEDLPGYTYEEGEEERYEGERLAASYVNFYIANKSVLVPQFEDVNDQVALDILSKCFPDRKVVGIPARDILLGGGNIHCITQQIPE from the coding sequence ATGATGGACAGTCCACAAAAATTAGGCTATCGTATGCCAGCAGAGTACGAACCCCATCATGGTACCCTCATGATATGGCCGACTCGACCAGGTTCATGGCCCTTTCAAGGTAAGGCAGCTAAAAAGGCTTTCAGCCAGATTATTAAGACCATAGCAGAAGGGGAAAGAGTCTATCTTTTGGTGGAGCAAGATTATCTATCTGAAGCCCAAGACTACCTTGGAGATAAGGTTATTTATTTAGACATTCCAACAAATGATGCTTGGGCTCGGGATACAGGACCAACTATTCTCATCAACGATCAAAGGGAAAAGTTGGCGGTAGATTGGTCTTTCAATGCCTGGGGTGGTGCTGTTGACGGTCTTTACCAAGACTATGCAGCAGATGATCAAGTAGCCAGTCGCTTTGCAGAAGTCTTAAATATACCTGTTTACGATGCCAAACCATTTGTACTGGAAGGTGGAGCTATTCATAGTGACGGTCAAGGAACGATTCTCGTAACTGAAAGTTGCTTGCTTAGTCCTGGTCGCAATCCTCACCTGACTAAAGAGGAAATTGAAAACATATTATTAGAATCCCTTGGAGCTGAAAAAATTATCTGGCTTCCTTATGGTATTTATCAGGATGAAACCAATGAACACGTTGACAATGTTGCAGCCTTTGTTGGTCCTGCAGAGCTTGTTTTAGCTTGGACAGAAGACCAAGATGATCCCCAGTATGCCCTGTCTGCAACAGATCTAGCTCTTTTAGAGAAGGAAACTGATGCAAAAGGCCGTTCCTTCACAGTTCATAAGCTTCCTATCCCAGCTATTCGTCAGGTTGTCACTAAAGAGGATTTACCAGGCTATACCTATGAAGAAGGGGAAGAGGAGCGTTATGAGGGAGAGCGTCTTGCGGCTTCCTATGTGAATTTTTACATTGCTAATAAGTCTGTATTGGTGCCACAATTTGAGGATGTAAACGACCAAGTGGCTTTAGATATTCTCAGCAAGTGTTTCCCAGACCGTAAAGTTGTCGGTATACCAGCCAGAGATATTCTCTTAGGTGGTGGCAATATCCACTGTATCACCCAACAAATCCCAGAATAG
- the nspC gene encoding carboxynorspermidine decarboxylase: MKLEQVPTPSYIIDLGKLEENCSILQEVQEKAGCKVLLAQKAYSLYKTYPLISQYLSGTTASGLYEAKLAREEFQGEVHVFAPAFKDEDMEELLEITDHIVFNSERQLREHGSRCREAGISVGLRLNPQCSTQGDHALYDPCAPGSRFGVTSDKIPSDLLELVDGLHFHTLCEQGADDLQTTLKAVEDQFGAYLHQVKWLNMGGGHHITRDDYDVDLLISEIKRIQETYNLDVYIEPGEAIALNAGYLATEVLDIVENGIETLVLDASASCHMPDVLEMPYRPPLRDGFEAQEKPYTYRLSSNTCLTGDIIGDYSFEKPIEIGDRLYFEDMAIYSFVKNNTFNGIGLPSLYLMDEQGDCSLVKAFGYQDFKGRLS; encoded by the coding sequence ATGAAATTAGAACAAGTACCAACGCCTTCTTATATTATTGACTTAGGAAAATTAGAAGAGAATTGTAGCATTCTACAAGAGGTTCAAGAAAAGGCTGGTTGTAAGGTTTTGCTAGCTCAAAAAGCTTATTCCCTCTATAAAACCTATCCCCTAATTAGCCAGTATCTCTCTGGTACAACGGCTAGTGGACTCTATGAAGCGAAGTTAGCTAGAGAGGAGTTTCAAGGGGAAGTCCATGTTTTTGCACCAGCTTTCAAGGATGAGGACATGGAGGAATTGCTTGAGATAACAGACCATATCGTTTTTAATTCCGAGAGACAGTTGCGTGAGCACGGTTCTCGTTGTCGGGAGGCTGGTATCAGTGTTGGTTTGCGCCTCAATCCTCAATGTTCAACGCAGGGTGACCACGCGCTTTATGATCCTTGTGCTCCTGGCTCTCGTTTTGGAGTGACTTCAGACAAGATACCAAGTGATTTATTGGAGTTGGTTGACGGACTTCATTTTCATACCCTCTGTGAGCAAGGGGCAGATGATTTACAAACTACTTTGAAAGCAGTGGAAGACCAGTTTGGTGCCTATTTGCACCAAGTTAAATGGCTCAATATGGGTGGAGGTCATCATATTACGAGAGATGACTATGATGTGGACTTACTAATTTCTGAGATTAAACGCATTCAAGAAACTTATAACCTTGACGTCTATATCGAGCCAGGAGAAGCGATTGCCCTTAATGCGGGTTATCTAGCGACAGAAGTCTTGGATATTGTTGAAAACGGAATTGAGACCTTGGTGTTAGATGCTTCAGCAAGTTGTCATATGCCAGATGTCCTTGAGATGCCTTATCGCCCCCCATTGAGAGATGGATTTGAAGCGCAAGAAAAACCTTATACTTATAGACTCTCTTCAAATACTTGCCTGACAGGGGATATCATTGGGGATTACAGCTTTGAAAAACCGATTGAAATCGGTGATCGCCTCTATTTTGAAGACATGGCCATTTATTCTTTTGTCAAAAATAATACCTTTAATGGTATTGGATTGCCAAGTCTCTATCTTATGGACGAACAGGGAGACTGTAGCTTAGTCAAAGCCTTCGGCTATCAAGATTTTAAAGGGAGATTATCATGA
- a CDS encoding saccharopine dehydrogenase family protein: MSRLLVIGCGGVAQVAISKICQDSETFEEIMIASRTKSKCDDLKAKLEGKTNTKIETAALDADKVEEVIALIENYKPEAVLNVALPYQDLTIMDACLATGVHYIDTANYEAEDTEDPEWRAIYEKRCKELGFTAYFDYSWQWAYQDKFKEAGLTALLGSGFDPGVTSVFSAYALKHYFDEIHYIDILDCNGGDHGYPFATNFNPEINLREVSAPGSYWEDGKWVEVEAMSIKREYDFPQVGQKDMYLLHHEEIESLAKNIPGVKRIRFFMTFGQSYLTHMKCMENVGLLRTDTINFNGQEIVPIQFLKALLPDPASLGPRTVGKTNIGCIFTGVKDGVEKTIYIYNVCDHQECYAEVGSQAISYTTGVPAMIGTKLVIDGTWKQPGVYNLEELDPDPFMEALNEYGLPWVVVENPQMVD; encoded by the coding sequence ATGAGTCGTTTATTAGTTATTGGATGTGGGGGTGTTGCCCAAGTTGCTATTTCAAAGATTTGCCAAGATAGCGAAACTTTTGAAGAAATTATGATTGCTAGCCGTACAAAGTCAAAATGTGATGACTTGAAGGCTAAATTAGAAGGCAAAACAAATACTAAGATTGAGACAGCTGCTCTTGATGCTGACAAAGTTGAAGAAGTGATTGCCCTGATTGAAAACTACAAACCAGAAGCTGTTTTGAATGTAGCTTTACCATATCAAGATTTAACCATTATGGACGCTTGTTTGGCAACGGGTGTCCACTATATCGATACAGCCAACTACGAGGCTGAGGATACAGAAGACCCTGAATGGCGTGCCATCTATGAGAAACGTTGTAAGGAACTTGGTTTTACAGCCTACTTTGACTACTCATGGCAATGGGCTTACCAAGATAAATTCAAAGAAGCAGGCTTGACTGCTCTTCTTGGTTCTGGGTTTGACCCAGGTGTGACCAGCGTCTTTTCTGCTTACGCCCTTAAACATTATTTTGATGAAATACACTATATCGACATTTTAGACTGTAATGGTGGTGACCACGGTTATCCATTTGCGACAAACTTCAACCCAGAAATCAATCTACGCGAGGTTTCTGCGCCAGGTTCTTACTGGGAAGATGGAAAATGGGTCGAAGTGGAAGCCATGTCTATCAAGCGCGAGTACGATTTTCCTCAAGTTGGTCAAAAAGATATGTATCTCCTCCACCATGAAGAAATCGAATCATTGGCTAAGAACATTCCAGGTGTCAAACGGATTCGCTTCTTTATGACCTTTGGTCAATCTTACTTGACGCACATGAAATGCATGGAAAACGTTGGGCTCCTTCGTACGGATACTATTAATTTTAACGGACAAGAAATCGTACCAATCCAATTCTTGAAAGCCTTGCTTCCAGATCCTGCCAGCCTTGGCCCACGCACTGTTGGTAAAACAAATATCGGATGTATCTTTACAGGTGTCAAAGATGGCGTTGAAAAGACCATCTACATCTACAATGTTTGTGACCATCAAGAATGTTACGCAGAAGTTGGTTCACAAGCCATTTCTTACACAACAGGTGTTCCTGCCATGATTGGGACAAAATTAGTGATTGATGGCACTTGGAAACAACCAGGAGTTTATAACCTTGAAGAGTTGGATCCAGATCCATTCATGGAAGCTTTGAATGAGTACGGATTGCCTTGGGTTGTGGTTGAAAATCCACAAATGGTGGACTAA
- the speE gene encoding polyamine aminopropyltransferase → MDLWFSEVHTPDVKLSLRTAKQLYAGKSEWQDIEVLDTPAFGKILILNGHVLFSDADDFVYNEMTVHVPMAVHPNPKKVLVIGGGDGGVAQILTLYPELEQIDIVEPDEMLVEVCREYFPDFAAGLDDPRVTIYYQNGLRFLRNCEDDYDIIINDATDPFGHTEGLFTKEFYGNSYRALKEDGIMIYQHGSPFFDEDESACRSMHRKVNQAFPISRVYQAHIPTSPAGYWLFGFASKKYHPVKDFDKEGWKKRQLFTEYYTANLHVGAFMLPKYVEDILEEEEGKK, encoded by the coding sequence ATGGATTTATGGTTTTCTGAAGTTCATACTCCAGATGTGAAATTATCCTTGAGAACTGCCAAGCAGCTCTACGCTGGAAAAAGTGAATGGCAGGATATTGAAGTATTAGATACTCCAGCTTTTGGAAAGATTTTGATTTTAAATGGGCATGTCTTGTTTTCAGATGCAGATGACTTTGTCTACAACGAAATGACCGTCCACGTTCCTATGGCTGTCCATCCCAATCCAAAGAAAGTCTTGGTTATTGGGGGTGGTGACGGTGGTGTTGCCCAGATTTTGACACTCTATCCAGAACTGGAACAAATCGATATCGTGGAACCTGATGAAATGCTGGTAGAAGTTTGTCGAGAGTATTTCCCCGACTTTGCTGCGGGTCTTGATGATCCTCGTGTCACCATTTACTACCAAAATGGACTGAGATTTTTGCGAAACTGCGAGGATGACTACGATATTATCATCAACGATGCGACAGATCCATTTGGACATACGGAAGGGCTCTTTACCAAGGAATTTTACGGTAATAGTTATCGGGCTCTGAAAGAAGACGGCATCATGATTTACCAGCATGGTAGTCCTTTCTTTGACGAGGATGAGTCAGCTTGCCGAAGCATGCACCGCAAGGTCAATCAAGCCTTTCCAATCAGTCGGGTCTATCAGGCCCATATTCCAACTAGCCCTGCTGGTTATTGGTTGTTTGGATTTGCATCGAAAAAATACCACCCTGTCAAAGATTTCGACAAGGAAGGCTGGAAAAAACGCCAGCTTTTCACAGAATACTACACTGCAAACTTACACGTGGGAGCCTTTATGTTGCCCAAGTATGTTGAAGACATTTTAGAAGAAGAGGAAGGAAAAAAATGA
- a CDS encoding aminotransferase class I/II-fold pyridoxal phosphate-dependent enzyme has product MLNQNQAPIYEGLVKLRKKRIVPFDVPGHKRGRGNPELVELLGEKCVGIDVNSMKPLDNLGHPISIIRDAEELAADAFGASHAFLMIGGTTSSVQTMILSTCKAGDKIILPRNVHKSAINALVLCGAIPIYIEMSVDPKIGIALGLENNRVAQAIKDHPDAKAILINNPTYYGICSDLKGLTEMAHAAGMKVLVDEAHGAHLHFTDKLPLSAMDAGADMSAVSMHKSGGSLTQSSLLLVGDQMNPEYVRQIINLTQSTSASYLLMSSLDISRRNLALRGKDSFEKVIELSEYARREINAIGGYYAYSKELIDGVSVCDFDVTKLSVYTQGIGLTGIEVYDLLRDEYDIQIEFGDIGNILAYISIGDRIQDIERLVGALADIKRLYSRDGKDLIAGEYIQPELVLSPQEAFYADRRSLTLDESIGQVCGEFVMCYPPGIPILAPGERITREIVDYIKFAKERGCSLQGTEDPEVNHINVIERKEN; this is encoded by the coding sequence ATGTTAAATCAAAACCAAGCCCCCATCTATGAGGGGCTGGTCAAATTACGAAAGAAAAGAATTGTACCATTTGATGTACCTGGTCACAAACGTGGCCGTGGGAATCCGGAATTAGTGGAACTTTTAGGGGAAAAATGCGTTGGGATTGATGTCAATTCGATGAAACCTTTGGATAATTTAGGGCATCCTATTTCGATTATTCGAGATGCAGAAGAGCTGGCGGCGGATGCTTTTGGAGCTAGCCATGCTTTTCTAATGATTGGCGGGACAACCTCATCCGTGCAGACCATGATTCTCTCCACTTGTAAAGCTGGAGATAAAATCATCCTCCCTCGTAACGTACATAAATCAGCTATCAACGCCCTTGTTTTGTGTGGTGCTATTCCCATCTATATCGAGATGAGTGTGGATCCCAAAATCGGTATTGCTTTAGGTCTTGAAAATAATCGTGTGGCGCAAGCTATTAAGGACCATCCGGATGCCAAGGCTATCCTAATTAACAATCCAACCTATTATGGGATTTGTTCAGATCTTAAGGGTTTAACAGAGATGGCTCACGCTGCAGGAATGAAAGTCTTAGTAGACGAAGCTCACGGTGCTCATCTGCATTTTACAGATAAACTTCCTCTCTCTGCTATGGACGCAGGAGCAGATATGTCAGCCGTATCTATGCATAAGTCTGGTGGTAGCTTGACACAAAGTTCACTTCTTTTAGTTGGGGATCAGATGAATCCTGAGTATGTGCGTCAAATCATTAACCTGACCCAATCAACATCAGCATCCTATTTGTTAATGTCTAGTTTGGATATTTCACGCCGCAATCTTGCCCTTCGTGGTAAAGACTCATTTGAGAAGGTCATTGAGCTATCTGAGTATGCTCGTCGTGAAATCAATGCCATCGGTGGCTACTATGCCTACTCAAAAGAGTTAATAGATGGTGTGTCGGTCTGTGATTTTGATGTAACCAAGCTGTCAGTCTACACTCAGGGGATTGGTCTAACAGGGATTGAAGTTTATGACCTCTTACGGGATGAATATGACATTCAGATTGAATTTGGTGATATTGGCAATATCTTGGCCTATATTTCAATCGGTGACCGCATCCAAGACATTGAACGTTTAGTTGGCGCTTTGGCTGATATCAAGAGACTCTACTCAAGAGATGGAAAGGACTTGATTGCTGGAGAATATATCCAGCCCGAATTAGTGCTATCTCCTCAGGAAGCCTTCTATGCAGATAGAAGAAGCTTAACATTAGACGAGTCCATTGGCCAGGTCTGTGGAGAATTTGTCATGTGCTATCCTCCAGGAATTCCAATCCTAGCGCCAGGTGAACGCATTACACGAGAAATTGTTGATTATATAAAATTCGCCAAAGAACGTGGTTGTTCCCTCCAAGGAACGGAAGATCCAGAGGTCAATCATATCAACGTCATTGAGAGAAAGGAGAACTAA
- a CDS encoding VIT1/CCC1 transporter family protein, with amino-acid sequence MSETNHEIDSNFAGRLNILRAGVLGANDGIISIAGVVIGVASATSNIWIIFLSGFAAILAGAFSMAGGEYVSVSTQKDTEEAAVAREQVLLEQDMELAKKSLYAAYIRNGECETSAQLLTNKAFLNNPLKALVEEKYGIEYEEFTNPWHAAISSFISFFLGSLPPMLSVTIFPSEYRIPATVLIVGVALLLTGYTSAKLGKAPTKTAMIRNLVIGLLTMGVTFLLGQLFSI; translated from the coding sequence ATGTCAGAAACAAATCACGAAATTGATTCAAATTTTGCAGGTCGTTTAAATATTCTACGTGCGGGTGTTCTTGGTGCCAATGATGGAATTATTTCCATTGCAGGTGTGGTTATCGGGGTTGCTAGTGCTACGAGCAATATTTGGATTATCTTTTTATCAGGATTTGCAGCTATTTTGGCCGGTGCCTTTTCAATGGCAGGTGGAGAATATGTATCCGTTTCAACTCAAAAAGATACCGAGGAAGCAGCCGTTGCGCGTGAGCAAGTCTTGCTAGAGCAAGATATGGAACTAGCCAAAAAGTCCCTCTATGCTGCCTATATTCGAAATGGCGAGTGTGAAACATCAGCCCAACTTCTCACCAACAAAGCCTTTTTAAATAATCCGCTCAAGGCTTTGGTAGAGGAAAAATATGGGATAGAGTATGAAGAGTTTACCAATCCTTGGCATGCTGCTATCTCTAGCTTTATTTCTTTTTTCCTTGGTAGCTTACCACCAATGCTGTCAGTAACTATTTTCCCGAGTGAATACCGCATCCCTGCTACTGTCCTTATCGTCGGTGTGGCCCTTCTTCTCACTGGTTACACTAGTGCCAAACTTGGAAAAGCCCCAACCAAAACAGCTATGATTCGGAACCTAGTTATTGGTCTCTTGACCATGGGAGTTACCTTCTTACTTGGACAACTTTTCAGCATTTAA